A single genomic interval of Spirosoma taeanense harbors:
- a CDS encoding NAD-dependent epimerase/dehydratase family protein, which translates to MKLLITGGAGFVGSSLAISLKQNYPNYQIYALDNLKRRGSELSLSRLKAAGIEFVHGDIRSKEDFDALPAVDTVIEASAEPSVLAGLDGTPDYLINTNLFGTVNCLNYALKHKANFIFLSTSRVYPIKTIETLNFSEADSRFVLTDDQPVPGVSARGIAENFPLDGARSLYGTTKLASELLIQEYNEFYGLKTVINRCGVITGPWQMGKVDQGVMVLWIAKHFFEQQLAYIGYGGTGKQTRDMLHIADLYRLIDWQLHNLDAVNGEILNAGGGVDSSASLQELTRICQEVTGKTIRINQVTENRAADIRLYITDNTKVTRLTGWKPRLGIRAIVMDIHDWLNENRAALEPILK; encoded by the coding sequence ATGAAACTGTTAATTACCGGCGGGGCCGGCTTTGTAGGCTCGTCGCTGGCTATTTCGCTTAAACAGAACTACCCCAATTACCAGATATATGCTCTCGATAACCTCAAACGACGTGGCTCCGAACTGAGTCTGTCGCGACTCAAAGCAGCTGGTATCGAGTTTGTTCACGGCGACATCCGCAGCAAAGAAGATTTTGACGCTCTGCCAGCTGTCGATACGGTCATCGAAGCCTCCGCCGAACCGTCGGTGCTGGCGGGTCTGGACGGTACGCCCGACTACCTCATCAACACGAATCTGTTTGGTACAGTCAACTGCCTCAATTATGCTCTGAAGCATAAGGCCAACTTTATTTTCCTGTCGACGAGCCGCGTTTATCCGATCAAAACCATTGAAACGCTGAATTTTTCGGAAGCCGACTCGCGCTTCGTCCTCACCGACGACCAGCCCGTTCCGGGCGTATCCGCGCGGGGGATTGCCGAGAATTTCCCTCTCGACGGAGCGCGGTCGCTCTATGGCACTACCAAGCTGGCCTCAGAGCTGCTCATTCAGGAATACAATGAGTTTTACGGCCTGAAAACGGTCATTAACCGCTGCGGAGTCATTACCGGCCCATGGCAGATGGGTAAGGTCGATCAGGGCGTTATGGTGCTCTGGATTGCCAAACACTTTTTTGAGCAGCAACTCGCTTATATTGGTTACGGCGGAACGGGTAAACAAACCCGCGACATGCTCCACATCGCCGACCTCTACCGGCTGATCGACTGGCAGCTGCACAATCTGGATGCCGTTAACGGCGAGATTCTGAATGCGGGCGGTGGCGTAGACAGCAGCGCTTCGTTGCAGGAGCTAACCCGGATCTGCCAGGAAGTAACCGGCAAAACCATTCGGATCAACCAGGTAACCGAAAACCGGGCCGCCGACATCCGGCTCTATATCACCGACAATACGAAAGTTACCCGGTTAACCGGCTGGAAACCCCGGCTCGGTATTCGTGCGATTGTTATGGATATTCACGACTGGCTGAACGAGAACCGGGCAGCCCTGGAGCCAATCCTGAAGTAG
- a CDS encoding TonB-dependent receptor plug domain-containing protein: MKNFFLFWLLMSLAVGAFAQTADLDVTVRELTRQQSVTGQTVYLENPAIGLTASGQTDANGKVLFRQLSLNGTYRLYTKETGQYQESVAEGIVLRSNFRRSVTLLLPGKREVNLTEVSVRGNSLRGTSASRINTTNAEVSSELEIRKVEELPVEGRDITRVLYRLPNVSQATGFFPEAPNVSINGANGLFNNYLIDGMDNNERFLGGQKFAIPIGFTRNVTVLTNNYSVEFGNTGNGIINITTKSGSNETTGEVFLLSRPGAVIDAQTSYPLRDLSGNQVRAGFARYQGGFGVGGALVKNKTFYFLNVEHTTDVKDNLLTAPLLGINETVRGTNRFTYISGKLDQFWSDRFKSSLRVNVGQVAIGRQAGGLEGGIAFPSAANAQDRNSLLIASRNTYTTKRFASETNVQYSSFRWNYARATNPNSPDVTVLDPTGQGVAYLGHPGYLFDSHENTVQLQQKFSFYRGNHTFRAGAEVIAARHQLFGGGNPNGSYTVQLTASQLGALRERGVGVNLSPADIPADARVLNYSVELRPASFGTTQTIYTAYVEDQFTASPRLNLTVGLRYDYDNLSKGGAATGDFNNVAPRGSFNYKLTGRSAIRGGVGLFYDKILYSVYSDALQQNNTGPDFKRQLQYFVDQGILPAGTNIDRVTFDGNLSVGPGFNSAGQSFRYLQGPSAASFAGQRNTFSGERRILNPNGYANPYTFQSTLGYQLQVSDKMLFYADVVYNESYNLFRTTNLNAPSAWDYTLSAQRSIARSTGAANLTRPVSIANGAGIINGQRLTGVAQSVVMTEDKGRSRYTALSLNLQKDRANDLYAYRLIYTLSRLYNDTEDINFRAMDANNFASEWGPSINDRRHIINGIFNYYVGQRLTATVAALIQSGQPINRIPDGSKYVVVNQNLQPVLVGGQSITSNDLNGDGSAFGDAYVGNSDRQPGESRNSDRLPWSKVVDVSVQYNLPLAGRARQIEIRADVFNVLNTNNLSGYSNNATQSNQIQVGPRGSGIVQRNAAPPRQFQFGVRYLF, encoded by the coding sequence ATGAAAAATTTTTTCCTGTTCTGGCTCCTGATGAGCCTGGCGGTCGGGGCGTTTGCTCAAACGGCCGATCTGGACGTTACTGTCCGCGAATTAACCCGTCAACAGTCCGTTACCGGGCAGACCGTCTATCTTGAAAACCCGGCTATTGGGCTCACAGCCTCCGGGCAGACCGACGCCAACGGGAAGGTCCTGTTCCGGCAGCTATCCCTGAACGGAACGTATCGGCTCTACACCAAAGAAACCGGGCAGTATCAGGAGAGCGTGGCGGAGGGGATTGTGCTGCGCTCAAATTTCCGCCGGAGCGTAACGCTGCTGCTACCCGGCAAACGGGAAGTCAACCTGACCGAAGTGAGCGTTCGGGGCAATTCGCTTCGGGGCACGAGCGCATCCCGCATCAACACGACCAACGCTGAAGTGTCGTCGGAGCTGGAAATCCGGAAGGTCGAAGAACTACCGGTTGAAGGCCGCGACATTACGCGGGTGCTCTACCGGCTGCCCAACGTCAGTCAGGCAACGGGCTTCTTTCCCGAAGCGCCGAACGTCAGCATCAACGGAGCCAACGGACTGTTCAACAATTACCTGATTGATGGTATGGACAATAACGAACGGTTCCTGGGCGGGCAGAAGTTTGCCATTCCTATCGGCTTCACCCGCAACGTAACGGTGCTGACCAACAACTACTCGGTAGAGTTTGGCAATACCGGTAATGGCATCATCAACATTACGACCAAGTCGGGGAGCAACGAAACGACCGGCGAAGTGTTTCTGCTGTCCCGGCCCGGTGCGGTCATTGACGCGCAGACGAGCTACCCCCTGCGCGATCTGTCGGGCAATCAGGTCAGGGCCGGGTTTGCCCGGTATCAGGGTGGTTTCGGGGTAGGGGGTGCGCTGGTAAAGAACAAAACATTTTATTTTCTGAACGTTGAACACACTACCGACGTAAAGGACAACCTGCTGACTGCACCCCTGCTGGGCATTAACGAAACAGTACGCGGCACGAACCGCTTCACCTATATTTCGGGAAAGCTTGACCAGTTCTGGAGCGACCGGTTCAAGTCGTCGCTGCGGGTTAACGTGGGCCAGGTGGCCATCGGGCGGCAGGCCGGTGGCCTGGAGGGCGGCATTGCGTTCCCATCGGCTGCCAACGCGCAGGATCGAAACTCGCTGCTGATCGCTTCCCGCAATACCTACACTACCAAACGGTTTGCTTCGGAAACGAACGTACAGTACAGCAGCTTTCGCTGGAATTACGCCCGCGCGACGAACCCCAACAGTCCCGACGTAACGGTTCTCGACCCAACCGGACAGGGTGTGGCTTATCTTGGGCATCCTGGTTACCTGTTCGACTCGCACGAGAATACGGTGCAACTGCAGCAGAAGTTTTCGTTCTACCGGGGTAACCATACGTTCCGGGCCGGAGCTGAAGTGATTGCAGCCCGCCATCAACTCTTCGGGGGCGGAAATCCAAATGGCAGCTATACCGTACAGTTGACGGCCAGCCAGTTGGGAGCGTTGCGGGAGCGGGGAGTTGGTGTCAACCTGAGTCCGGCCGACATCCCGGCCGATGCGCGGGTGCTGAACTATTCGGTCGAGTTGCGGCCTGCGTCGTTCGGCACGACGCAGACAATCTACACGGCTTACGTGGAGGATCAGTTTACGGCCAGCCCGCGTTTAAACCTGACGGTTGGCCTGCGCTATGATTACGATAACCTGAGCAAGGGCGGAGCCGCAACCGGCGACTTCAATAACGTGGCTCCCCGGGGAAGTTTCAACTACAAACTCACGGGCCGGTCGGCTATCCGTGGGGGTGTGGGCCTGTTCTACGATAAGATCCTGTACTCGGTTTATAGCGACGCGCTCCAGCAAAACAATACCGGTCCCGACTTCAAGCGGCAGCTTCAGTATTTTGTAGATCAGGGAATTCTGCCCGCCGGTACGAACATCGACCGCGTTACGTTCGACGGAAACCTGAGTGTGGGGCCGGGCTTCAACAGTGCCGGTCAGTCGTTTCGCTATCTGCAGGGGCCGTCGGCCGCGTCGTTTGCCGGACAGCGGAATACCTTCAGTGGTGAACGACGCATTCTGAACCCGAATGGCTACGCAAATCCGTATACGTTCCAGTCGACGCTGGGGTATCAGCTCCAGGTAAGCGACAAGATGCTGTTCTACGCCGATGTAGTGTACAATGAGTCGTATAATCTGTTCCGCACCACGAACCTCAATGCGCCGTCGGCCTGGGACTATACTCTGAGCGCCCAGCGCAGCATTGCCCGCTCAACCGGTGCGGCTAACCTGACCCGCCCGGTGTCCATCGCCAATGGGGCCGGTATAATCAATGGGCAACGGCTGACTGGCGTAGCGCAAAGCGTGGTTATGACCGAGGATAAAGGGCGGTCGCGCTACACGGCGCTGAGTCTGAACCTGCAGAAAGACCGGGCTAATGATCTGTACGCCTACCGGCTGATCTATACGCTGTCGCGGCTCTACAACGACACGGAAGACATCAACTTCCGGGCGATGGATGCCAACAACTTCGCCAGTGAGTGGGGGCCAAGCATCAACGACCGGCGGCACATCATCAACGGCATATTTAACTATTACGTAGGCCAGCGGCTAACGGCAACTGTAGCGGCCCTGATTCAGAGCGGTCAACCGATTAACCGAATTCCTGATGGGTCGAAATACGTGGTCGTCAACCAGAACCTCCAGCCGGTGCTGGTGGGCGGTCAATCGATTACGAGCAATGACCTCAATGGCGACGGGTCGGCTTTTGGGGATGCTTATGTAGGCAACTCTGACCGGCAACCGGGCGAGAGCCGCAACAGCGATCGACTGCCCTGGTCGAAGGTGGTTGATGTGAGTGTGCAGTATAACCTGCCGCTGGCTGGCCGGGCACGGCAGATTGAAATCCGGGCGGACGTGTTTAACGTGCTGAATACAAATAATCTGAGCGGTTATTCGAACAATGCGACGCAGAGTAATCAGATTCAGGTTGGTCCGCGCGGTAGCGGAATTGTCCAGCGGAACGCGGCTCCGCCCCGCCAGTTTCAGTTCGGCGTCCGGTATCTGTTTTGA
- a CDS encoding KUP/HAK/KT family potassium transporter, with translation MEDKKHLDTVTAAGLLVAMGIIYGDIGTSPLYTLRAIIGAGNAIRADVVRGALSCVFWTLTLQTTVKYVILILRADNRGEGGIFALYALVRRHARWLTLPAILGGSALLADGIITPPISVTSAIEGLRNLYPDITEIQIVEIVIGILTVLFLIQAFGTSVVGTAFGPIMLVWFVMLGTLGIAQIAQAPGILLAANPYYAWWLLTEYPGGFWLLGSVFLCTTGAEALYSDMGHCGRSNIRVSWVFVKTCLLLNYFGQGAWLLSIEGQKLGERIPFYEVMPPWFLTIGIVIATAATVIASQALISGSFTLISEAIRLNFWPKVRLRYPSVQKGQLYVPSVNFLLWAGCVGVVLYFRESSNMEAAYGLAITLTMLMTTLLMSYYLYVKKFQAWGVVLFLAVYLGIEGSFLVANLIKFPHGGWVSVLIGAMIAGVMYIWLQAFQIKLRLTEYVRIDHYIQAIKELSRDISIPKYATHLVFMSNAARQSEIESKIIYSIFQKRPKRADIYWFVHVDTTDDPYTMEYKVNTIAPDDAYKVTFKLGFRVEQRINLFFRKVIEDMVKNKEVDITSRYESLRGQNVIGDFRFVVLEKFLSFENELPVRERFIMNLYFTVKGFTTPEDRWFGLDSSSVKVEKVPLVIRPVENVKLKRIPT, from the coding sequence ATGGAAGATAAGAAGCATTTAGACACCGTTACAGCCGCCGGTCTGCTGGTGGCAATGGGTATCATCTACGGTGATATCGGAACGTCGCCCCTCTATACGCTCAGGGCTATTATTGGTGCTGGAAATGCCATTCGGGCCGACGTTGTACGGGGAGCTCTCTCCTGCGTTTTCTGGACACTGACGCTGCAAACCACCGTTAAGTACGTTATCCTGATCCTGCGGGCCGACAACCGGGGGGAAGGCGGAATCTTCGCCCTCTACGCGCTGGTCCGGCGGCACGCCCGCTGGCTGACGCTGCCGGCTATTCTTGGCGGGTCGGCCCTGCTGGCGGATGGAATCATTACTCCGCCCATCTCCGTAACGTCGGCAATTGAGGGCTTGCGCAACCTGTATCCTGACATCACCGAGATTCAGATTGTCGAAATTGTGATCGGTATTCTGACGGTTCTGTTTCTAATTCAGGCCTTTGGCACCAGCGTAGTGGGTACAGCCTTTGGCCCGATCATGCTCGTCTGGTTCGTTATGCTCGGCACGCTGGGAATCGCTCAGATTGCACAGGCACCCGGTATTCTGCTGGCAGCGAACCCGTATTATGCCTGGTGGCTCCTGACCGAATATCCAGGGGGCTTCTGGCTGCTGGGCTCCGTGTTTCTGTGTACGACCGGGGCCGAAGCGCTCTATTCCGACATGGGTCACTGCGGCCGGTCGAACATTCGGGTTAGCTGGGTATTCGTCAAAACCTGCCTTCTGCTGAACTATTTTGGACAGGGCGCGTGGCTGCTAAGCATTGAAGGCCAAAAACTGGGCGAGCGGATTCCGTTCTACGAAGTGATGCCGCCCTGGTTCCTGACCATCGGCATCGTAATTGCCACGGCCGCGACGGTCATCGCCAGCCAGGCGCTCATTAGTGGCTCCTTTACGCTCATCAGCGAAGCGATCCGGCTTAATTTTTGGCCCAAAGTACGGCTGCGTTACCCCAGCGTGCAGAAAGGGCAGCTTTACGTACCGAGCGTTAATTTCCTGCTATGGGCGGGCTGCGTTGGCGTAGTGCTGTATTTCCGCGAGTCGTCGAATATGGAAGCGGCCTACGGGCTGGCCATCACTCTGACGATGCTGATGACAACGCTGCTGATGTCTTATTACCTGTACGTCAAGAAGTTTCAGGCGTGGGGGGTCGTTCTGTTTCTGGCGGTATATCTGGGCATCGAAGGGTCGTTTCTGGTTGCGAACCTTATTAAGTTTCCACATGGCGGCTGGGTCTCGGTGCTGATTGGCGCCATGATTGCGGGTGTCATGTATATCTGGCTGCAGGCCTTCCAGATCAAGCTTCGCCTGACTGAATACGTTCGTATTGACCACTACATTCAGGCGATCAAGGAACTCAGCCGCGACATCAGCATTCCGAAATACGCTACGCACCTCGTGTTCATGAGCAATGCGGCCCGGCAATCGGAGATTGAGTCAAAAATCATTTACTCCATCTTTCAAAAACGGCCCAAACGCGCCGACATCTACTGGTTCGTTCACGTCGATACGACCGACGACCCGTACACGATGGAGTATAAAGTAAACACCATCGCGCCCGACGATGCCTATAAGGTGACATTCAAGCTGGGTTTCCGGGTCGAGCAGCGAATCAACCTGTTCTTTCGGAAGGTGATCGAGGACATGGTAAAAAACAAAGAAGTAGACATTACGAGCCGGTACGAATCCCTGCGGGGCCAGAACGTCATCGGCGATTTCCGGTTTGTTGTGCTCGAAAAATTCCTTTCTTTCGAGAACGAACTACCCGTCCGCGAACGGTTCATCATGAACCTGTACTTCACCGTCAAAGGCTTTACGACGCCTGAAGACCGCTGGTTCGGCCTGGACAGCAGCTCGGTGAAAGTCGAGAAAGTGCCGCTCGTGATCCGCCCGGTCGAAAACGTCAAACTCAAACGAATTCCAACTTAA
- a CDS encoding DUF2064 domain-containing protein: MSCSPGQTAVLLFSLPSRLEALRKPFSAGQSVARRARQSQQVWATMQQLTRAKIDAAGLPCLLSARLAPAPDYAAPFGQQLLTAVSTAFAKGYERILIIGNDCPDLQVSDLRAAAKALERSILPVGYDRRGGIFLLGLDRRFLEQTTGQLFANLPWQTPQLGTALTDWLTDYVGTVISLSTARVDWNEQTDLRAGTWLRGIFAGLAQRVWALVAIQKLWPFSFPVLFPSSNDGRAASLRAPPASRLVVASVALA; the protein is encoded by the coding sequence ATGAGTTGTTCACCTGGCCAGACGGCCGTCCTGCTTTTTTCGCTGCCTTCCCGTCTGGAGGCCCTGCGCAAACCGTTTTCGGCGGGGCAATCAGTGGCGCGTCGAGCCAGGCAGAGCCAGCAGGTGTGGGCAACCATGCAGCAATTAACCCGCGCTAAAATAGACGCAGCCGGCCTGCCCTGCCTGCTTTCGGCCCGGCTGGCTCCAGCGCCGGATTATGCAGCTCCCTTTGGCCAGCAGTTACTGACCGCCGTATCAACCGCCTTTGCGAAGGGTTACGAGCGTATTCTGATTATCGGGAATGATTGCCCGGATTTACAGGTCAGCGACCTCAGAGCTGCGGCTAAGGCTCTTGAGCGAAGTATTTTACCGGTGGGTTATGACCGGCGGGGCGGCATTTTTCTCCTCGGCCTCGACCGGCGATTTCTGGAACAAACCACTGGGCAACTCTTTGCAAATCTTCCGTGGCAAACGCCCCAGCTGGGAACCGCTCTGACCGACTGGCTTACCGATTACGTTGGTACCGTAATCAGCCTGTCAACCGCGCGAGTCGACTGGAATGAGCAAACCGACCTTCGGGCGGGCACGTGGCTGCGGGGTATCTTTGCCGGACTGGCGCAGCGGGTCTGGGCGCTGGTTGCGATACAAAAACTCTGGCCGTTTTCGTTTCCTGTTCTCTTTCCATCATCAAATGACGGACGCGCTGCCAGCCTTCGCGCGCCACCGGCCAGCCGACTGGTCGTAGCTTCAGTAGCTCTGGCTTAA
- a CDS encoding DedA family protein, with protein MNQEWLETGGTVLMAALVYVETGFLLGLVIPGGETLLFSAGLLCGIDQLRVPVGVLIGVLFVSAVLGDLTGFWIGKKIGGRLEHQPDNFIFKRRYWERAKTYYHAHPHRTLLIGRFLPIIRTFNPLLAAGSGMPVGRFLGLTATGCAAYITALVLAGYWLGQAFPQLGQYVEYIFLGIVGLVIGTLAFKAYQHRKETT; from the coding sequence ATGAATCAGGAGTGGCTGGAAACGGGCGGAACGGTATTAATGGCTGCTCTGGTATACGTAGAAACCGGGTTTCTGCTGGGTCTTGTTATACCCGGTGGAGAAACGCTGCTGTTCTCTGCCGGTTTACTCTGTGGTATAGATCAGCTGCGGGTGCCCGTAGGTGTGCTGATCGGGGTGTTGTTTGTGTCGGCTGTATTAGGCGATCTGACCGGTTTCTGGATAGGTAAGAAAATAGGGGGCCGCCTGGAGCATCAGCCCGACAATTTTATCTTTAAACGACGGTACTGGGAAAGGGCAAAAACGTATTACCATGCTCACCCCCACCGTACTCTGCTGATTGGCCGCTTCCTGCCCATTATCCGAACCTTCAATCCGTTGCTGGCCGCCGGGAGCGGTATGCCCGTAGGCCGTTTCCTGGGCTTAACTGCAACCGGCTGCGCTGCTTATATTACGGCTCTCGTGCTGGCGGGGTACTGGCTGGGCCAGGCCTTTCCGCAACTGGGTCAGTACGTTGAGTATATCTTCCTCGGCATTGTCGGACTGGTAATTGGAACGCTGGCCTTCAAAGCCTATCAGCATCGGAAGGAAACTACCTGA